A section of the Leptospira terpstrae serovar Hualin str. LT 11-33 = ATCC 700639 genome encodes:
- a CDS encoding NAD(P)H-dependent oxidoreductase: MPKILILLVHPALEKSKANQMLLDSIPNSENITLHDLYEEYPNFSINVKTEQNLIADHQIILFQHPLYWYSCPPLMKLWIDLVLEDGWAYGPGGNQLKGKKWIQVITTGGSKDAYSKDGFHGYETEDFLLPFRRTAELCGMDFLKPFLVQGTFQLNELDLQKESNRYSKFINQLLGGIYE, translated from the coding sequence ATGCCCAAAATTTTGATTCTGCTTGTCCATCCCGCACTTGAGAAGTCGAAAGCCAATCAAATGCTTTTGGATTCCATCCCGAATTCGGAAAATATCACCTTACACGATTTATACGAAGAATACCCCAACTTTTCTATCAATGTAAAGACAGAACAAAACCTAATTGCAGACCACCAAATCATTTTATTCCAACATCCTTTGTATTGGTACAGTTGCCCTCCACTCATGAAATTATGGATAGACTTGGTGTTGGAAGATGGTTGGGCTTATGGTCCAGGGGGAAACCAATTGAAAGGTAAAAAATGGATCCAAGTCATTACCACCGGTGGGTCAAAAGATGCTTATTCGAAAGATGGATTTCATGGATATGAGACTGAGGATTTTCTTCTTCCTTTTCGTAGAACAGCAGAACTCTGCGGTATGGATTTTCTAAAACCATTTTTGGTCCAAGGTACTTTTCAATTGAATGAACTGGACTTACAAAAAGAATCCAATCGTTATTCTAAATTTATCAATCAATTGTTAGGTGGTATTTATGAATGA
- a CDS encoding monovalent cation:proton antiporter-2 (CPA2) family protein yields the protein MNELSFFIQALIYLSSAIIIVPIANRLGLGSVLGYLIAGIVIGPFVFGFVGTEGKDMLHFAEFGVVMMLFAIGLELELDLLWRLKFWLLGLGGLQIILTTVITAAFAFGFGFSWKPALALGLILSLSSTAIVLQTLKEKGLMKSVSGQASFSVLLFQDMAVIPILAIFPMLSETDVTTSSHGHSLIEHLPGYAKTLVVLSVVVGIILVGKYLLSPFFRLLAKSGNREIFTGASLLLVIAISVLMGAVGVSAALGTFLGGVVLASSEFRHELESNIEPFKGLLLGLFFLSVGASMDLPVVMQSPSKILGIVFGIIFIKALVLFLLGLVFRLPLDQNLYFSLALSQVGEFSFVLFGYSEGLGLFQEETIIILVACVAVSMALTPVLLLLYEKTIFGFLESKIPKKQTEQNIHKQENPVIICGFGRFGNMLGRFLRSNAIGITILDFDADRVEMLGRFGFKVYFGDATRLELLEAAGLEHAKVLVAALDNPEKQAELIRNVSQHYPNIKIVARAGDREGAYDLKEMGVQYIYRETRETAVLMGKDVLRLLGSRAHTAEKAKNLFLKHDDDTFHELFDLRRDRVQYMSLAKQRNAELERLMLVDLGKEEELERDPWSEMER from the coding sequence ATGAATGAACTTAGTTTTTTTATTCAAGCTCTGATTTATCTTTCAAGTGCCATCATAATTGTTCCCATAGCAAACCGTCTTGGTCTTGGATCGGTACTTGGATATTTAATAGCAGGAATTGTCATCGGTCCTTTTGTTTTTGGGTTTGTGGGTACAGAAGGCAAAGATATGTTACACTTTGCCGAATTTGGTGTGGTGATGATGTTATTTGCCATAGGATTAGAGTTGGAGTTGGATCTTCTATGGCGGCTTAAATTTTGGTTACTTGGCCTTGGCGGATTACAAATCATTCTTACCACTGTGATTACTGCAGCCTTTGCATTTGGTTTCGGTTTTTCATGGAAACCGGCTCTTGCACTTGGTCTTATCCTTTCCTTATCTTCCACAGCCATTGTTTTACAAACTTTGAAAGAAAAAGGCCTTATGAAATCAGTTTCCGGCCAAGCCTCTTTCTCTGTTCTTTTATTCCAAGATATGGCTGTGATTCCGATTCTAGCCATCTTTCCTATGTTAAGCGAAACAGATGTGACAACTTCCTCCCATGGACATTCTCTCATAGAACATTTGCCTGGTTATGCAAAAACTTTGGTGGTACTTTCCGTTGTCGTGGGAATCATTCTTGTCGGTAAGTATTTACTCAGTCCTTTCTTTCGGTTGCTTGCAAAATCGGGGAATCGGGAAATTTTTACTGGTGCCAGTTTGTTACTGGTGATTGCCATCTCCGTACTTATGGGTGCTGTAGGAGTGTCTGCAGCCCTTGGTACTTTTCTTGGAGGAGTGGTACTTGCAAGTAGTGAGTTTCGTCATGAGTTAGAAAGTAATATAGAACCTTTTAAAGGTTTATTGTTAGGATTGTTTTTTTTAAGTGTGGGTGCCTCGATGGATCTTCCTGTCGTGATGCAAAGTCCTTCTAAAATTTTAGGAATTGTATTTGGAATTATTTTTATCAAAGCCCTGGTTCTTTTTTTACTTGGGCTTGTATTTCGACTTCCTCTAGACCAAAATCTTTATTTTTCCTTAGCACTTTCTCAAGTGGGAGAGTTTTCTTTTGTGTTGTTCGGATATTCGGAAGGTCTGGGGTTATTCCAAGAAGAGACCATTATCATTTTGGTGGCCTGTGTTGCCGTCAGTATGGCTCTCACTCCTGTATTACTTCTGTTATATGAAAAAACGATATTTGGATTTTTGGAATCCAAGATTCCTAAAAAACAAACGGAACAAAACATCCATAAACAAGAAAACCCTGTCATCATTTGTGGGTTTGGTCGTTTTGGAAACATGCTCGGTCGATTCCTTCGTTCCAATGCCATTGGAATTACCATTTTAGATTTTGATGCGGACCGGGTAGAGATGCTTGGTCGGTTTGGGTTTAAGGTATATTTTGGAGACGCAACAAGACTCGAATTATTGGAAGCTGCGGGCCTTGAACATGCAAAAGTCCTTGTCGCAGCTTTGGACAATCCTGAGAAACAAGCGGAACTCATCAGAAACGTAAGCCAACACTATCCCAATATCAAAATTGTGGCAAGAGCAGGGGATAGAGAAGGGGCCTATGACTTAAAGGAAATGGGAGTTCAGTACATCTATCGAGAAACGAGAGAAACCGCTGTCCTTATGGGAAAAGATGTATTGAGACTTTTAGGATCCAGAGCTCATACGGCAGAAAAGGCAAAGAACTTATTTCTAAAACACGATGATGATACCTTTCATGAACTTTTTGATTTAAGAAGGGACCGAGTTCAGTACATGAGTCTTGCCAAACAGAGAAATGCGGAACTCGAAAGATTGATGTTAGTTGATTTAGGAAAGGAAGAGGAATTGGAAAGAGATCCCTGGAGTGAGATGGAAAGATGA
- a CDS encoding peptidylprolyl isomerase has product MSALRAIIKTNKGEIRIDLFPDKTPNTVANFVNLAQRNFYNGLKFHRVIADFMVQGGCPLGTGTGGPGYKFRDEFDSSLKHNKPGILSMANAGPGTNGSQFFITHVPTPWLDGKHAVFGAVVDDSDQEVVNAIRQGDVLESIVIEGDTTSVFAVAKPFLDEWNQILDSKK; this is encoded by the coding sequence ATGAGCGCACTTAGAGCAATTATTAAAACAAACAAAGGCGAAATTCGCATCGATTTGTTTCCGGACAAAACACCAAACACTGTAGCCAATTTTGTAAACCTAGCACAAAGGAATTTTTACAACGGACTTAAATTCCACCGAGTCATTGCTGACTTTATGGTACAAGGTGGTTGTCCCCTAGGAACAGGAACTGGTGGACCCGGTTATAAATTCCGAGATGAGTTTGATTCTAGTTTAAAACACAACAAACCAGGGATTCTTTCTATGGCAAATGCAGGACCTGGAACCAATGGAAGTCAATTTTTTATCACCCATGTTCCGACTCCATGGCTCGATGGAAAACATGCTGTTTTTGGTGCTGTGGTCGACGATTCAGACCAAGAAGTGGTAAATGCCATCCGCCAAGGGGACGTCTTGGAATCGATCGTGATCGAAGGGGATACAACCTCGGTTTTCGCAGTGGCAAAACCATTTTTGGATGAGTGGAACCAAATCCTCGATTCTAAAAAATAA
- a CDS encoding rhodanese-like domain-containing protein: MKQFVFVLLVLVTIPLVSESSKKKKVQSKPVPIENKLIDYGEFKRIVNRSEGERETHRLTEDQFLKLMNEDGVVLLDARSENRFHLLHIQGAKNLPFTEFTKESLAEIIPEKKSKILIYCNNNFEGNQEAFAAKSPAASLNLSTYNSLKAYGYESIYELGPLLDVKKTVLPLVTDSKAP; the protein is encoded by the coding sequence ATGAAACAGTTCGTATTCGTTTTACTTGTACTGGTAACTATCCCCCTGGTTTCGGAATCTTCCAAAAAGAAAAAAGTTCAATCGAAACCTGTTCCGATTGAAAACAAACTCATTGACTACGGAGAGTTTAAACGAATTGTGAATCGTTCCGAAGGGGAAAGGGAAACCCACCGGCTAACAGAGGATCAGTTTTTGAAGTTGATGAACGAAGATGGTGTTGTTTTACTCGATGCAAGAAGTGAAAACAGATTCCATCTTTTGCATATTCAGGGAGCAAAGAACCTTCCGTTTACAGAATTTACGAAAGAATCTTTGGCAGAGATCATTCCTGAAAAAAAATCCAAAATTCTAATTTACTGTAATAATAACTTTGAAGGAAACCAGGAAGCCTTTGCTGCAAAAAGTCCCGCAGCTTCTCTCAATCTCTCTACCTACAATTCTTTAAAAGCCTATGGGTATGAATCCATCTACGAACTGGGGCCACTTTTGGATGTCAAAAAAACCGTTTTACCATTGGTGACGGATTCAAAGGCACCATGA